Below is a genomic region from Salmo salar chromosome ssa11, Ssal_v3.1, whole genome shotgun sequence.
aatttattgccctggccacatcagcAGTcctcattagaggtcgaccgactaatcggaatggccgattttttttaaatagggctaatttcaagttttcataataatctgtatttttggccaccgatttgccgaataatattatttttctcttttttttttttttttacacatttatttaactaggcaagtcagattaagaacacattcttattttcaatgacggcctaggagcgGGGGTTAATttccttgttcagggggattcgtttttgcaaccttctggttactagtccaacgctctaaccacctaccttacattgcactccacgaggagcctgcgtggcaggctgactacctgttacacgagggcagcaagaagccaaggtaagttgctagctagcattaaacttatcttataaaaaaaaaaataaatcttaacataatcactagttaactacacatggttgatattactagtttctCTAACGCGTcccgcgttgcatataatcgatgcggagcctgttaatttctcatcgaatcacagcctacttcgacaaacgggtgatgatttaacaagcacatttgcgaaaaaagcactgtcgttgcaccaatgtacctaaccataaacatcaatgcctttctttaaaatcaatacacaagtatactgctcaaaaaaataaagggaacacttaaacaacacatcctagatctgaatgaaataaataatcttattaaatacttttttctttacatagttgaatgtgctgacaacaaaatcacacaaaaataatcaatggaaatccaatttatcaacccatggagttctggatttggagtcacactcaaaattaaagtggaaaaccacactacaggctgatccaactttgatgtaatgtccttaaaacaagtcaaaatgaggctcagtagtgtgtgtggcctccacgtgcctgtatgacctccctacaacgcctgggcatgctcctgatgaggtggggggtggtctcctgagggatttcctcccagacctggactaaagcatccgccaactcctggacagtctgtggtgcaacgtggcgttggtgaatggagcgagacatgatgtgctcaattggattcaggtctggggaacgggcgggccagtccatagcatcaatgccttcctcttgcaggaactgctgacacacctcagccacatgaggtctagcattgtcttgcattaggaggaacccagggccaaccgcaccagcatatggtctcacaaggggtctgaggatctcatctcggtacctaatggcagtcaggctacctctggcgagcacatggagggctgtgcggccccccaaagaaatgccatcccacaccatgactgacccaccgccaaaccggtcatgctggaggatgttgcaggcagcagaacgttctccacggcgtctccagactctgtcacgtctgtcacgtgctcactgtgaacctgctttcatctgtgaagagcacagggcgccagtggcgaatttgccgatcttggtgttctctggcaaatgccaaacgtcctgcatggtgttgggctgtaaacacaacccccacctgtggacgtcgggccctcataccaccctcatggagtctgtttctgaccgtttgagcagacacatgcacatttgtggcctgctggaggtcattttgcagggctctggcagtcctcctcctgctcctccttgcacaaaggcggaggtagcggtcctgctgctgggttgttgccctcctacggcctcctccacgtctcctgatttactggcctgtctcctggtagcgcctccatgctctgcacactacgctgacagacacagcaaaccttcttgccacagctcgcattgatgtgccttcctggatgagctgcactacctgagccacttgtgtgggttgtagactccgtctcatgctaccactagagtgaaagcaccgccagcattcaaaagtgaccaaaacatcagccaggaagcataggaactgagaagtggtccccacttgcacaaccactcctttattgggggtgtcttgctaattgcctataatttccacctgttgtctattccatttgcacaacagcatgtgaaatgtattgtcaatcagtgttgcttcctaagtggacagtttgattctacagaagtgtgattgacttggagttacattgtgttgtttaagtgttccctttattttttagagcagtgtatatatttttaaccctgcatatttagttactattgccttccctgtggctcagttggtagagcatggtgtttgcaacgccagcatggtgtgtgcaacgccagggttgtgggttcgattcccacggggggacagtacaaaaaaaaatatatatgaactgtattcactactgtaagtcactctggataagagcgtctgctaaatgactaaaatgtaaatataaatgtaacatgaaattgtgtcactgctcttgcgttcattgcctggctcgttgcgaactaatttgccagaattttacgtaattatgaaggttgtgcaatgtaacaggaatatttagacttagggatgccacccgttagataaaaatATGGACCGGTTCCGTATATCACTGAAAGAgaacttttgttttcgagatgatagtttctggattcgaccatattaatgaccaaaggctcgtatttctgtgtgtttattatattataattaagtctatgatttcatagagcagtctgactgagcggtggtaggcaccagcaggctcgtaagcattcattcaaacagcactttcgttcgttttgccagcagctcttcgcaatgcattgcgctgtttatgacttcaagcctgtcaactcccaagtttaggctggtgtaaccgatgtaaaatggctagctagttagccgggtgcgcgctaatagcgtttcaaacgtcactcgctctgagacttggagtagttgttccccttgctctgcatgggcaacgctgcttcgagggtggctgttgtcgatgtattcctggttcaagcccaggtaggagcgaggagagggacggaagctatactgttacactggcaatactaaagtgcctataagaacatccaatagtcagtggtatatgaaatacaaatcgtatagagagaaatagtcctataattcctataataactacaacctaaaacttcttacctgggaatattgaagactcgtgttaaaaggaaccagcagctttcatatgttcccatgttctgagcaaggcacttaaacgttagctttcttacatggcacatattgcacttttactttcttctccaacactttgtttttgcattatttaaaccaaattgaacgtttcattatttatttgaggctaaattgattttatttatgtattatattacgttaaaataagtgttcattcagtattgttgtaattgtcattattacaaaacaaataaaataaaatcggcCTTTTTTggggggtcctccaataatcggcatcggcgttgaaaaatcataatcggtcaacctctagtcgtcatgcctccttgcagcatcccTAAGGtacattcatgcagatgagcagggaccctgggcatctttcttttggtgtttttcagagtcagtagaaaggcctcttttagtgtcctaagttttcataactgtgaccttaattgcctaccgtctgtaagctgttagtgtcttaacgaccgttccacagctccatgttcattaattgtttatggttcattgaacaagcttgggaaacagtgtttaaacctttacaatgaagatctgtgaagttaattcgtaaaaatccaaatatctttgaaagacaaggtcctgaaaaagggacgtttcttttttttttgcagaGTTTGTCGATTAGATGACAACCTGCCGTCTCTGTGACAATATCTGTGagagaacattaggaacaccttacaAATATTGAGTCGCACCCCcttgccctcagaacaggctCAATTCGCCAGGGTATGGACTACAAgatgtcaaaagcattccacagggatgctggtccatgttgacgccaatgcttcccacagttgtcaagttggctggatgtcctttgggtggtggaccattcttaatacacatgggcaaactgttgagcgtgaaaacccagcagcgttgcagttcttagcACAATTTAACCAGGTGCTCTAGACTAAAGCGTCCATAGGGTCTGTGCAGCAGGCTGAAAGCTTGACTTCCCTACCAGTAGTAACAGCCCTGCTCCCTCCGCATGTGTTGTGCATGTGGGTGGTCCATGTGTTTGCATGTGTTGTCCATGTGGGTGGCGTATGTGTTGTGCAGGTGTTTTCAGGAGCTGATGTGACAGACCACAGTGTGCTTGCTTAGCATAGCTTCGGGTACACTGTCCGTACAACGGCTCGAACCCTGGGCACAATGCCTCGCAAACACGTGACCACCCGCTTGACAATGCCTTTAACCAGCTGCGCCAAAGAAAAGCTTTCAATTGTTGTTTGTGTTTCAGGAGATGGACGACAAGGTGATCAGTCCAGAGAAGGTTGAGGAGGCCAAGTTGAAGGCTCGCTACCCAAACCTGGGGCACAAACCTGGAGGCTCCGACCTGCTACGCAAACGCCTGACCAAGGGGGTGAGTCCACAGCCTTACCTACTTCCCTACCTTCTCTTTTAACCTATTCCCACAAGCACACAGTTGTCTCTCTCAGCATCAATTAGACTATGTATTAAAAAAAGTTGCAGCTTGTTTTAAGTTTAACATTCTCTCTCTGCAGCAAAAGTATTTTGACTCTGGGGACTACAACATGGCCAAGGCCAAGGTGAAGAACAAGCAGCTTCCTGCAGCCACGTCAGAGAAGAGCGGAGGAGGAGAGATCACAGGAGACCATATCCCTACACCTCAGGACCTGCCGCAGAGGAAACCTTCCCTGGTGGCCAGCAAACTGGCCGGCTGATACACACACTgtcctgtctctaaccctgtcAAAACTCCTAACAATCACCCTACTACACCTGTTCCTGTCTCACTACCTCCCCCTGTCTACTTCTGCCCCAGCCCCAGAGAGACCCTTCCCTGGTGGCCAGCAAACTGGCACGCACCCCTAACGGCCTGTCTCTGGTTCTGTCCCTCATCACCCAGTCCTCTCTGCTTCCCCTCACCTTCCACTCTGTTAtggctccctcttcttcctgctcttcctcccctcccctctctgttcttGTTTATTTTCTATTCTCATGTAAAAATACACTGAAAGCAAGGATGAGGAtgtgtagagggggagagaggggggactgGGATGACTCCACTACAGCAGGAGACTTTAAAGATGACTGGAACTCTGTGTCCCAgatgacaccctatcccctatatggccctggtcaaaagtacagtgtactaaacattaggaacaccttcctaacattgagttgcacctccctccccccctgttttgccctcagaacagcctcaattcatcggggcatggactctacaaggtgcccaaagtgttccacagggatgctggtccatgttgactccaatgcttctcacagttgtcaagttggctggatatcttttgggtggtgaaccattcttgagaCACACAGGGAACTGTTGAACATGACAAATCCAGCAGTGTTGAAGTTCTTGACGCACTCaaactggcacctactaccatatcccgttcaaaggcacctaaatctgtccccctctgaatggcacacatacacaatctgtcTCAAGGCTtcacaatccttctttaacctgtctcctccccttcatctacactgattggattggatttaacaagtgacatcaataagggatcatagctttcaccttatcagtctgtcatggaaagagcaggtgttcataatgttttgtacactcagtgtatttagggaatagggtgccatttgggacgcacacctgGAGAGTGTAACATAGGAGGGAGGAGGGCCCAGACGAGCCACAGAGAGTctgaaatggcacactattccctatgcagtacaCTACTatcaaccagagccctatgtggcTGCCCTATGAGCATCTGGCCCAAAACGGTTCTACTACATAGGGCGTAGTGATCCATTTGGGACCGTCTCTGGTCTAGAGGGTTGAATGTCATCTCCAGTCCTGTTAACTGATTGTGTAAATATTTCTAGTTGTGTTGGAGAGGAGTGAGGCTGAAATCAGCCTTTTAGAATGTTTTAACGTAGAATATTATGATTTACCAAACATGTTGTTGGTGTTATGTTGTCATCTAAATGATGCTGTAATGTGCTTGAATAGAACTTTGATAATGACTGACCAGAACCTCTCACTACTGTTGTTCTGTTTAAAGGCTACAGTGTTGTCCCAAGTGGCAACCTATTCATtacatagtgcaccacttttgaacaGGGTCCAAGGGGCTCTGGTGGTgagaagtagtgcattatatagggaatctCCAATCATACCCTTCTttctgtgtagtgcactacattacacCCACTGccacatagggctctagtcaaaagtagtgcactattggcGAGTTTCCAATGAGGATTTACCCCAGTGTTTTACCAAAATACTCAGACTTTTGTTTCCATCTACCCGGGTCGGCACCCTTGTCTCACTGGGCCATGTCTCCAGTGGACCTGTTCTGACTGGTAGCCAAGCCCAGGCCCTGGGtacttttcaacctcattttcaTAATAATGGCAAACTATGAACTTTAACACCTTGTCTACTGTCTTGAATGATGtagaggttgttgattctgccTTCCCCACATCTTTAGCATCAACCTCCTGATAACACTAGAGCTTACATTAAAACACTGATGACCCACTCGTGTGAGTAAGTCTCAATGGAAAAGCACCAACATGTATGGCCCCATAAAACCTCTATTTGTAACCTCTGTTTTCAGaccagaggaaggggttaatgtCACAGGTTGGTGGCCcctttaattggggaggatgtgcTCATGATAAGGGCTGGAGGGGAATGGTATCACacatggttttcatgtgtttgatgccattccatttactctgttccatccattatgagccgccctcccctcagcagcctccactggtgaatGTAGATGTAACAGCTGGATGATGTGACGGGGGTTCTAAAGACATCTTCATTTAGCTCCAAATTCTTTGGCCTCACACACCCTCATTCAtctttcacacagacacactcctctACAGCCcaactctcacatacacacactcactcccactctccttctttctctctcacacacactccctcatacaCACCTACCCCCTTTGGCCAGCATATCTTTACAGATCtcaatcacaccctattccctatatagtgctctactgtatatatgcacAGGCCAGTCCACTAGTGGGGGTGTGGTCATCAAGGGTCTGAAGCTGAAGGACTGAAtagttaaggtgtgtgtgtatgactgccCCCATCCACAACCCCCCCTGTCACTTTGTGCCATTTTGTTTTGTAAATAAAATAGTTTTGCACAAACGGCTGTTGGGTGTTTGATCTGACTCCATGCATTGACAGATCATACAATCATCTATGAAGGATTGTATACAAAGGAATTATGAATGCAAATGTTAGTATTAGATGAGGGATAACACCAGCAGAGCCGAAGCACCACCAAGATAAATCTTAATCAAAATGTATGTAAATAATCTGGATTTATCTCCCACTTAAGACACACAAGCTGTGGCCAAAGACCGACAGACCCTAGTGGAAGAAGATTGTTGCAGCTTTATGTCCCACCTGGGATGAAGGGGGCTAAATTATCAGGCCTATGG
It encodes:
- the LOC123725152 gene encoding cAMP-regulated phosphoprotein 19-A isoform X1, whose protein sequence is MSEEIEGTKTTEETVVNDQNEMDDKVISPEKVEEAKLKARYPNLGHKPGGSDLLRKRLTKGQKYFDSGDYNMAKAKVKNKQLPAATSEKSGGGEITGDHIPTPQDLPQRKPSLVASKLAG
- the LOC123725152 gene encoding cAMP-regulated phosphoprotein 19 isoform X2 — encoded protein: MSEEIEGTKTTEEMDDKVISPEKVEEAKLKARYPNLGHKPGGSDLLRKRLTKGQKYFDSGDYNMAKAKVKNKQLPAATSEKSGGGEITGDHIPTPQDLPQRKPSLVASKLAG